The following proteins are co-located in the Calliphora vicina chromosome 2, idCalVici1.1, whole genome shotgun sequence genome:
- the LOC135952281 gene encoding uncharacterized protein LOC135952281 — MYNINRLNLTQMVNKNILGHQENKFFNATQINTEDFYEQERYTRKIKQAQERHNLAGKINNIVFHVHEKLRERQSSPNKLKAKPVKNKSKEKIIEEKQLVSLQTIENLINSTDNIECKNMSIPRIKALCNDKQQKRVHKSTKTSNCNNYENQKRLAGVLQRQNELQNLLEEQKLIKQGRHSIAQDIFAMRHCLDDIQHRVNNSLKQLDNKKTYCECHGLITAKSCKKCFEKETKHD; from the exons atgtacaacatcAATCGCTTAAATTTAACCCAAATGGTCAATAAAAATATACTCGGACAccaggaaaacaaattttttaatgccaCTCAAATCAATACAGAAGATTTCTATGAACAGGAAAGATATACAAGGAAAATTAAACAAGCTCAAGAACGTCATAATTTAGCtggcaaaataaataatattgtatttcatgtacatgaaaaaTTAAGAG aacgcCAATCTTCACCGaataaattaaaagcaaaaccGGTCAAAAATAAATCCAAGGAAAAGATCATTGAAGAAAAACAACtagtttctttacaaaccatcgaAAATCTAATTAATTCGACTGACAATATCGAATGCAAGAACATGAGTATACCTCGCATAAAAGCTTTATGTAAtgataaacaacaaaaacgagtCCATAAATCCACAAAGACATCAAATTGCAACAACTATGAAAATCAGAAGAGACTTGCAGGAGTCCTTCAACGGCAAAATGAGCTGCAAAACTTGTTAGAAGAACAGAAACTGATAAAACAAGGTCGTCATTCTATAGCACAAGATATTTTTGCTATGCGCCATTGTTTAGACGATATACAGCATCGTGTGAATAATTCCCTTAAACAACTGGACAACAAAAAGACTTATTGTGAATGTCATGGACTGATAACtgcaaaaagttgtaaaaagtgCTTtgaaaaag AGACTAAACATGATTAA